The Nocardia sp. BMG111209 genome includes a window with the following:
- a CDS encoding 4-hydroxybenzoate 3-monooxygenase, whose product MRTRVAIIGAGPAGLLLAHLLDAAGIDSVLIERQSAEHVAARVRAGILEAGSVDLLRRAGLGTRLDREGMEHRGIHLQWPGERHHLDFVDLIGRSVWVYGQTEVTKDLLAARERAGQAAFYQATEVTPHEIDGERPYVGFVDAAGHPRRVDAEIVVGCDGYHGPSKQAIPDALRHTWERNYPFAWLGVLADVEPSTDELIYAWHPDGFALHSMRSHTVSRFYLQVTPDEDIDRWSDDRIWDNLATRFALDGWTLKTGVITEKSVLPMRSFVTTPLRHGRLFLAGDAGHIVPPTGAKGLNLAIADVALLSRALIAWLRDGDTAPAAAYSDTALERVWRCTHFSWWMTTMLHRHGDDFDARLQLSQLRRVVGSRAAATELAENYAGLPMPGLD is encoded by the coding sequence ATGCGAACCCGTGTGGCGATCATCGGCGCCGGCCCGGCCGGGCTGCTGCTGGCGCATCTGCTCGATGCCGCGGGCATCGACTCGGTGCTGATCGAACGGCAGAGCGCCGAGCATGTGGCCGCGCGCGTCCGCGCCGGAATCCTGGAGGCGGGCAGCGTCGATCTGCTGCGCCGCGCGGGACTCGGCACACGCCTGGACCGAGAAGGTATGGAACACCGCGGGATTCATCTGCAGTGGCCCGGCGAGCGGCACCATCTGGACTTCGTGGACCTGATCGGACGCTCGGTGTGGGTGTACGGGCAGACCGAGGTCACCAAGGATCTGCTGGCGGCCCGCGAACGCGCCGGACAGGCCGCGTTCTACCAGGCGACGGAGGTGACGCCGCACGAGATCGACGGCGAGCGACCGTATGTCGGCTTCGTCGACGCCGCCGGTCACCCGCGCCGCGTCGACGCCGAGATCGTGGTGGGCTGCGACGGTTACCACGGCCCGAGCAAGCAGGCGATCCCGGATGCGTTGCGGCACACCTGGGAACGGAACTACCCGTTCGCCTGGCTGGGGGTGCTCGCCGATGTGGAGCCGTCCACCGACGAACTGATCTACGCCTGGCATCCGGACGGTTTCGCGCTGCACAGTATGCGCTCGCACACGGTCAGCCGCTTCTACCTCCAGGTGACGCCCGACGAGGACATCGACCGGTGGAGCGACGACCGGATCTGGGACAACCTCGCCACCCGCTTCGCACTCGACGGCTGGACGCTGAAAACCGGTGTCATCACGGAGAAGAGCGTGCTGCCGATGCGCAGTTTCGTCACCACTCCGCTGCGGCACGGCCGGTTGTTCCTCGCCGGCGACGCCGGGCACATCGTGCCGCCCACCGGCGCCAAGGGCCTGAACCTGGCGATCGCCGACGTGGCCCTGCTGTCCCGCGCCCTGATCGCCTGGCTGCGCGACGGCGATACCGCCCCTGCCGCAGCGTATTCCGACACCGCGCTGGAACGGGTGTGGCGCTGCACCCATTTCTCGTGGTGGATGACCACGATGCTGCACCGGCACGGCGACGACTTCGACGCCCGGCTGCAACTGTCCCAGCTCCGGCGCGTCGTCGGATCACGCGCCGCCGCAACGGAACTCGCGGAGAACTACGCGGGACTGCCGATGCCCGGACTCGACTGA
- a CDS encoding NAD-dependent epimerase/dehydratase family protein, which translates to MTDILILGGTGTTGRRIAHRLCAAQYSVRTAARDNADHRPGSAVTDGVERALGRAARSFEDFVAAAAAAGAWGAVQSSPGIGSPA; encoded by the coding sequence ATGACCGACATCCTGATTCTCGGCGGTACCGGTACGACCGGCCGCCGCATCGCCCATCGTCTGTGCGCCGCACAGTATTCGGTGCGGACCGCCGCCCGCGACAACGCCGACCACCGTCCCGGCAGCGCGGTCACCGACGGCGTCGAGCGCGCCCTCGGCCGGGCGGCCCGTTCGTTCGAGGATTTCGTCGCGGCGGCCGCGGCGGCGGGCGCGTGGGGAGCGGTTCAGTCGAGTCCGGGCATCGGCAGTCCCGCGTAG
- a CDS encoding AraC family transcriptional regulator: MDVLSDLLCRAQTGRSTIRQLIQRPPWALAFAEPPDLTLVAVLGGHGWIRFDDPGRPPRRLAAGDIALLTGDTDHTICDDPGTPPQVVIRGGRKQPLDADPVASRPVGPRSYGDGLPGATVLLRGAYELHGAVGTRLLELLPPLAIVAAGPRTRTPLELLSAEVARDEPGQDAVLHRMLDLLLVLALREWCVRPGGEIPDRTRALADLAIGRALDLLHDRPAHRWSVAELATGAGMSRAAFAARFTELVGRPPLAYLTDWRMTLAADLLRDNDTPIATVARTVGYQDAFAFSTAFKRARGISPSAWRRAAVPSE, encoded by the coding sequence ATGGATGTGCTCAGCGATCTGCTGTGCCGCGCGCAGACCGGTCGGTCGACGATCCGGCAGTTGATCCAGCGGCCACCGTGGGCACTGGCCTTCGCCGAGCCACCGGATCTCACGCTGGTGGCGGTGCTCGGCGGGCACGGCTGGATCCGATTCGACGATCCGGGACGACCGCCGCGCCGACTCGCCGCCGGTGACATCGCACTGCTCACCGGCGACACCGACCACACGATCTGCGACGATCCCGGCACGCCGCCACAGGTCGTGATCCGCGGTGGCCGCAAGCAGCCGCTCGACGCGGATCCCGTGGCGTCCCGCCCGGTCGGCCCCCGCAGCTACGGCGACGGACTCCCCGGCGCCACCGTGCTGCTGCGCGGGGCCTACGAACTACACGGCGCCGTCGGCACGCGGCTACTGGAACTACTCCCGCCACTGGCGATCGTCGCGGCCGGACCGCGCACCCGCACACCGCTCGAGTTGCTGTCCGCCGAGGTCGCGCGCGACGAACCGGGCCAGGACGCGGTGCTGCACCGCATGCTGGATCTGCTCCTGGTACTGGCACTTCGAGAGTGGTGCGTCCGGCCCGGCGGCGAAATCCCGGACCGCACACGCGCTCTCGCGGACCTCGCGATCGGCCGAGCCCTGGACCTGTTGCACGACAGACCCGCTCATCGCTGGTCGGTGGCCGAACTGGCAACCGGCGCCGGAATGTCCCGCGCCGCCTTCGCCGCACGGTTCACCGAACTGGTGGGCCGTCCACCCCTCGCCTACCTCACCGACTGGCGGATGACCCTGGCGGCGGATCTGTTGCGGGACAACGACACCCCGATCGCGACAGTGGCCCGCACGGTCGGTTACCAGGACGCCTTCGCCTTCAGCACCGCCTTCAAACGCGCCCGCGGCATCAGCCCGTCGGCCTGGCGCCGGGCCGCCGTCCCGTCCGAATAG
- the menC gene encoding o-succinylbenzoate synthase, with the protein MELEGAELRWLELPLREPFRTSMGTERHRWILLLRLMTPEAEGWGECVALPDPSYSAEYLDGAAEVVRRFLLPALAAHGDPEPADIAPVFARVRGNPMAKATVETALLDAWLRARNLSCATYLGGTRTVVASGVSIGIMDGIPALLDTVATHLGEGYRRIKLKIEPGWDVEPVRAVRERFGDDVLLQVDANAAYTLADADRLTVLDEFGLAMLEQPFAEEDIRDHAVLARRLRTPICLDESIVSARAAAAAIELGACAVVNIKPGRVGGLLESLRVHDVCVAAGIPAWCGGMLETGLGQAANLAVAALPGCTEPADITPSSRYYHRDVTEPIAMSDGYIRVPGGPGLGIEPLPDALAAATTGTEWIPLR; encoded by the coding sequence ATGGAGCTCGAGGGTGCGGAACTGCGGTGGCTGGAGCTGCCGTTGCGCGAACCGTTCCGGACCTCGATGGGTACCGAGCGGCATCGCTGGATCCTGTTGCTGCGGCTGATGACCCCGGAGGCCGAGGGGTGGGGTGAATGCGTCGCGCTGCCCGATCCGAGCTATTCCGCCGAATATCTCGATGGCGCGGCCGAGGTCGTCCGCCGGTTCCTGTTGCCGGCGCTGGCGGCGCACGGTGATCCGGAACCGGCGGACATCGCGCCGGTATTCGCCCGGGTGCGGGGCAACCCGATGGCGAAGGCCACTGTCGAGACGGCGCTGCTGGATGCCTGGCTGCGTGCCCGGAACCTCTCCTGCGCAACCTATCTCGGTGGCACGCGGACGGTGGTCGCCTCGGGTGTGTCGATCGGCATCATGGACGGCATCCCCGCGCTGCTCGACACCGTCGCGACCCATCTCGGCGAGGGGTACCGACGGATCAAGCTGAAGATCGAGCCCGGCTGGGATGTCGAACCGGTTCGCGCGGTGCGCGAGCGCTTCGGCGACGACGTCCTGCTCCAGGTCGATGCCAATGCCGCCTACACCCTCGCCGATGCCGACCGGCTCACCGTGCTCGACGAATTCGGGCTCGCCATGCTGGAACAGCCCTTCGCCGAGGAGGATATCCGCGACCATGCCGTCCTGGCCCGCCGCCTGCGTACGCCGATCTGCCTGGACGAGTCGATCGTGTCGGCCCGCGCCGCCGCGGCGGCGATCGAGCTGGGTGCCTGCGCGGTGGTGAACATCAAACCCGGCCGGGTCGGCGGTCTGCTGGAATCGCTTCGCGTGCACGATGTCTGCGTCGCCGCGGGCATTCCCGCCTGGTGCGGCGGCATGCTGGAGACCGGTCTCGGCCAGGCCGCCAATCTGGCGGTGGCCGCGCTGCCCGGGTGCACCGAACCCGCGGACATCACGCCGTCGAGCCGCTACTATCACCGGGACGTCACCGAGCCGATCGCGATGTCGGACGGGTACATTCGCGTCCCCGGCGGTCCCGGGCTCGGTATCGAACCGCTGCCCGACGCGCTCGCCGCCGCCACGACCGGCACGGAATGGATTCCGCTGCGATGA
- a CDS encoding sigma 54-interacting transcriptional regulator translates to MTVPEHLPTTAGELRSAGYLPRTIKTEIRENLLARLGAGEDPWPGIVGFDRTVLPQLERALLAGHDVVLLGERGQGKTRLLRTLIGLLDEWTPVIADAELGEHPLEPISPAGRRLAAELGDNLPVAWRHRSERYAEKLATPDTSVGDLIGDVDPVKVAEGRSLGDPETIHFGLVPRSHRGIVAINELPDLAERIQVALLNVMEERDIQVRGYTLRLPLDVLLVATANPEDYTNRGRIITPLKDRFGAEIRTHYPLTVEAEMALIRQEADLVAEVGDPLVEVLARFVRQLRESSAIDQRSGVSARFAVAAAETVAAAALRRSALIGETPAVARPVDLDAVPAVLRGKLEFESGEEGREQEHLTHLLRRSFAETARGRLGGLDLRPLAEAVGDGHLVTTGERVAGTEVLAALPELPVLHEVARRLGAEAADPPTRIAAAVEFGLEALYLARQIAKDSDDGMAVYGR, encoded by the coding sequence GTGACAGTTCCTGAACACCTGCCCACCACCGCAGGCGAGCTGCGCTCGGCCGGCTACCTGCCACGCACGATCAAGACCGAGATCCGCGAGAATCTGCTGGCCCGGCTGGGTGCGGGCGAGGATCCGTGGCCCGGCATCGTCGGCTTCGACCGGACCGTGCTGCCGCAGTTGGAGCGCGCGCTGCTGGCCGGCCACGACGTGGTGCTGCTCGGTGAGCGCGGCCAGGGCAAGACCCGACTGCTGCGTACCCTGATCGGCCTGCTGGACGAGTGGACCCCCGTGATCGCCGACGCCGAACTCGGCGAGCACCCGCTCGAGCCGATCAGCCCGGCCGGGCGCCGGCTGGCCGCCGAACTCGGCGACAACCTGCCCGTGGCCTGGCGGCATCGCTCCGAGCGCTACGCCGAGAAGCTCGCCACCCCCGACACCTCCGTCGGCGACCTGATCGGCGATGTCGACCCGGTCAAGGTGGCCGAGGGCCGCAGCCTCGGCGATCCGGAGACCATCCACTTCGGCCTGGTGCCGCGCTCGCATCGCGGCATCGTCGCTATCAACGAGCTACCCGACCTCGCCGAGCGCATCCAGGTGGCGCTGCTGAACGTGATGGAGGAGCGCGACATCCAGGTCCGCGGCTACACGCTGCGCCTGCCGCTGGACGTGCTGCTCGTCGCCACCGCCAATCCCGAGGACTACACCAACCGCGGCCGGATCATCACCCCGCTGAAGGACCGGTTCGGCGCGGAGATCCGCACCCACTACCCGCTGACGGTCGAGGCCGAGATGGCCCTGATCCGGCAGGAGGCCGACCTGGTGGCCGAGGTCGGCGATCCGCTGGTCGAGGTGCTGGCCCGATTCGTCCGGCAGCTGCGCGAATCCTCCGCTATCGACCAGCGGTCCGGCGTGTCGGCGCGGTTCGCCGTCGCCGCGGCCGAGACCGTCGCCGCCGCGGCGCTGCGCCGATCCGCGCTGATCGGTGAGACGCCGGCGGTCGCCCGGCCGGTCGATCTCGACGCGGTCCCCGCGGTCCTGCGCGGCAAGCTCGAATTCGAATCCGGCGAGGAGGGCCGCGAACAGGAACATCTCACCCACCTGCTGCGCCGCTCCTTCGCGGAGACCGCGCGCGGCCGGCTCGGCGGGTTGGACCTGCGGCCGCTGGCCGAGGCCGTGGGCGACGGACATCTGGTCACCACCGGCGAGCGGGTGGCGGGCACCGAGGTACTGGCCGCGCTGCCGGAACTGCCCGTGCTGCACGAGGTGGCCCGGCGCCTGGGCGCCGAGGCCGCCGATCCGCCGACCCGGATCGCGGCGGCCGTCGAATTCGGCCTCGAGGCGCTGTATCTGGCCCGCCAGATCGCCAAGGATTCCGACGACGGCATGGCGGTGTACGGGCGATGA
- a CDS encoding VWA domain-containing protein: protein MTVPGRYSYGPYHDGPDPLAPPLDLREALDQIGREVMEGSSPRTALQELLRRGTRNMSGLEELTRRLWQRRAEITRRNRLDGTLQEVRRLLDEAVEAERGALFPDPSDDARFAEAQLDALPSSTAAAVNELSEYRWKSETGRENYRKIRDLLGQELMESRFQGMKQALQGTTPEDVERIREMLSDLNDLLATHARGEDTERQFADFMTKHGEFFPENPRNTDELIDALAARAAAAQRMLNSMSEEQRAELSELIGQAFGDPRIAGQVAALDANLRALRPGEDWESSQRFRGQDPLGLGEGAQALQDLAELDALAEQLAQSYPGARLEDIDLDALARQLGEDASVDAKRLAELERELRRQGLFERTSDGSLRLTPKALRRLGEVALRDIVGRLRSRRGERDTARAGAAGEPTGGSRQWQFGDTEPWDVSRTVRNAVLRSASTGRREVRIDVSDVEIMETEQRSRAAVALCVDTSWSMVQDGRWLPMKRTSLALHQLISTRFRSDALELITFGRHAGTVDIGELTALEAVWEQGTNLHHALLLAARHLRRHPDAVPVVLVVTDGEPTAHLEPGGDTWFNWPPDQRTLAVTMAQVDALAKLGASVTVFMLGEDPRLQAFVDLVARRSGGRVVAPDLDGLGTAVVSDYLRGRRRA from the coding sequence ATGACCGTCCCCGGCCGCTACTCCTACGGGCCGTACCACGACGGCCCCGATCCGCTGGCGCCCCCACTGGATCTGCGCGAGGCGCTCGACCAGATCGGGCGCGAGGTCATGGAGGGTAGCTCGCCGCGCACGGCGCTGCAGGAGCTGTTGCGGCGCGGTACCCGCAACATGAGCGGGCTCGAGGAGCTGACCCGGCGGCTGTGGCAGCGCCGGGCCGAGATCACCCGGCGCAACCGGCTCGACGGCACCCTGCAGGAGGTGCGGCGACTGCTGGACGAGGCCGTCGAGGCCGAGCGCGGCGCCCTGTTCCCCGATCCCTCCGACGATGCCCGCTTCGCCGAGGCCCAGCTCGACGCGCTGCCGTCGAGTACCGCGGCCGCGGTCAACGAACTGTCCGAATACCGGTGGAAGTCCGAGACCGGCCGCGAGAACTACCGCAAGATCCGGGATCTGCTCGGCCAGGAGCTGATGGAATCCCGGTTCCAGGGCATGAAACAGGCGCTGCAGGGCACCACGCCCGAGGATGTCGAGCGGATCCGCGAGATGCTGTCCGATCTCAACGATCTGCTCGCGACCCACGCGCGCGGGGAGGACACCGAGCGGCAGTTCGCCGATTTCATGACCAAGCACGGCGAGTTCTTCCCCGAGAATCCGCGCAACACCGACGAGTTGATCGATGCGCTCGCCGCGCGTGCGGCGGCCGCGCAGCGGATGCTCAACTCGATGTCGGAGGAGCAGCGGGCGGAACTGTCCGAGCTGATCGGTCAGGCGTTCGGCGATCCGCGCATCGCCGGGCAGGTCGCCGCCCTCGATGCGAATCTGCGCGCGCTGCGTCCCGGTGAGGACTGGGAGTCGTCCCAGCGCTTCCGCGGGCAGGATCCGCTCGGCCTCGGCGAGGGGGCGCAGGCGCTGCAGGATCTGGCCGAATTGGACGCGCTCGCAGAACAACTCGCGCAGTCCTATCCCGGCGCCCGGCTGGAGGACATCGATCTCGACGCGCTGGCCCGCCAGCTCGGCGAGGACGCGAGCGTCGACGCGAAACGGCTCGCCGAACTCGAGCGGGAACTGCGCCGCCAGGGCCTGTTCGAGCGCACCTCCGACGGATCGCTTCGCTTGACGCCCAAGGCCTTACGCCGTCTCGGTGAGGTGGCGCTGCGAGATATCGTGGGCCGGTTGCGATCCCGGCGCGGCGAGCGCGACACCGCGCGGGCCGGCGCCGCGGGCGAGCCGACCGGCGGTTCCCGGCAGTGGCAGTTCGGCGACACCGAACCGTGGGACGTGTCGCGCACCGTGCGCAACGCGGTGCTGCGGTCCGCGTCGACCGGGCGGCGCGAGGTACGGATTGACGTCTCCGACGTCGAGATCATGGAGACCGAGCAGCGCTCCCGCGCCGCCGTCGCGCTCTGCGTCGACACCTCGTGGTCGATGGTGCAGGACGGACGCTGGCTGCCGATGAAGCGCACCTCGCTCGCGTTGCACCAGCTGATCAGCACCCGATTCCGTTCCGACGCACTGGAATTGATCACCTTCGGGCGGCACGCGGGCACGGTGGACATCGGCGAGCTGACCGCCCTGGAGGCGGTCTGGGAGCAGGGCACCAACCTGCACCACGCGCTGCTGCTCGCGGCCCGGCATCTGCGCCGCCATCCCGACGCGGTGCCGGTCGTCCTGGTCGTCACCGACGGCGAGCCGACCGCGCATCTGGAACCGGGCGGCGACACCTGGTTCAACTGGCCGCCGGATCAGCGCACCCTGGCGGTGACCATGGCCCAGGTGGACGCGCTCGCGAAACTCGGTGCGTCGGTGACGGTGTTCATGCTCGGCGAGGATCCGCGGCTGCAGGCCTTCGTCGATCTGGTCGCCCGCCGCAGCGGCGGTCGCGTGGTCGCACCGGATCTGGACGGGCTGGGCACGGCAGTGGTCTCGGACTACCTACGCGGACGGCGGCGCGCATGA
- a CDS encoding TIGR03854 family LLM class F420-dependent oxidoreductase has translation MKIRFGVGSGAQTAAEELPAMVDRLEAAGIDSLWLSEIVYSEAVEPIVGMAFALSRTTRLKVGTSVAILPGRNPVLVAKQLASLAALAPKRVLPVFGLQPARPGERALFPVPEGKRGAVFDESLRLLRAALDGGEGPFTGEFFEVPEVALRPRSARPLDIWLGGSAPGAFRRIGRYGDGWLGSFLTAAEADAGIRAIRAAAAEAGREIEPDHFGINLTLADGELPADLAAAIRRRRPDSDPRDLIAADWPALHRLIDGYLAAGLTKFVVTPTGKQPFDEFTERFAAELLPRQN, from the coding sequence ATGAAGATTCGGTTCGGGGTCGGGTCCGGGGCACAGACGGCGGCCGAGGAACTGCCCGCGATGGTGGACCGGCTGGAGGCCGCGGGGATCGACTCGCTGTGGCTGTCGGAGATCGTCTACTCCGAGGCGGTGGAGCCGATCGTCGGCATGGCGTTCGCGCTGTCGCGGACCACCCGGCTGAAGGTCGGCACCTCGGTGGCGATCCTGCCGGGACGCAATCCGGTGCTGGTCGCCAAACAGCTGGCCTCGCTGGCCGCGCTGGCGCCGAAGCGGGTGCTGCCGGTGTTCGGATTGCAGCCGGCCCGGCCCGGCGAGCGCGCGCTGTTCCCGGTGCCCGAGGGGAAACGCGGTGCGGTCTTCGACGAGTCGCTGCGGCTGCTGCGCGCCGCGCTCGACGGCGGCGAGGGCCCGTTCACCGGCGAATTCTTCGAGGTGCCGGAGGTGGCGTTGCGGCCGCGTTCGGCCCGGCCGCTGGACATCTGGCTCGGCGGTTCCGCGCCCGGCGCATTCCGCCGCATCGGCCGGTACGGCGACGGCTGGCTGGGCAGTTTCCTGACCGCGGCCGAGGCCGACGCGGGCATCCGCGCCATCCGCGCGGCCGCCGCCGAGGCCGGCCGGGAGATCGAACCGGATCACTTCGGCATCAACCTGACCCTGGCCGACGGCGAACTGCCCGCGGACCTGGCGGCGGCGATCCGCCGCCGCCGGCCCGACAGTGACCCGCGCGACCTGATCGCCGCCGACTGGCCCGCACTGCACCGCCTGATCGACGGTTATCTCGCGGCCGGGCTGACCAAATTCGTCGTCACACCCACCGGCAAACAGCCGTTCGACGAGTTCACCGAGCGCTTCGCCGCGGAACTGCTGCCCCGCCAGAACTGA
- a CDS encoding nitroreductase/quinone reductase family protein has protein sequence MELGKVLAPVIHGFNGGIVALTKAPWIGPRVSRYITEITYVGRKSGRTITTPIGYTRSGDDVTIAVSMPEQKSWWRNFLGDGGPITITLDGVARTGHAVTQRDDKGVRVQIRLDPATSA, from the coding sequence ATGGAGTTGGGCAAGGTGCTGGCACCGGTGATCCACGGGTTCAACGGCGGGATCGTCGCCCTGACGAAGGCGCCGTGGATCGGGCCCCGGGTGAGCCGGTACATCACCGAGATCACCTATGTGGGAAGGAAATCCGGCCGCACCATCACGACGCCGATCGGCTACACCCGCTCCGGTGACGACGTCACCATCGCCGTCTCGATGCCGGAGCAGAAGTCGTGGTGGCGCAATTTCCTCGGCGACGGCGGGCCGATCACCATCACACTCGACGGCGTGGCCCGGACCGGGCACGCGGTGACGCAGCGCGACGACAAGGGCGTGCGCGTGCAGATCCGGCTTGACCCCGCCACGTCGGCCTAG
- a CDS encoding TetR/AcrR family transcriptional regulator gives MSEAAETEGGAGTRRRGAALEAAILRAAADELTESGFAGLTMDKVAQRAGTNKNALYRRWPNRLALGIAAYRQLTTEVDRPDTGDLRGDMLELLRRANRHWSSPLGTILRELLAAAGGATELVARLPEQSADGMTADCLTILGRAVARGEAAPEALHPRVATVAMVLLRNEFVVRGVPSAPDDVLVDIIDEVYLPLIRGRG, from the coding sequence GTGTCGGAAGCAGCGGAGACGGAAGGCGGCGCGGGGACCCGGCGGCGGGGGGCCGCCCTGGAAGCGGCAATCCTGCGCGCGGCCGCCGACGAACTCACCGAATCGGGTTTCGCCGGGCTCACCATGGACAAGGTGGCGCAGCGGGCCGGCACCAACAAGAACGCCCTGTACCGGCGCTGGCCGAACCGCCTGGCGCTCGGTATCGCCGCCTACCGGCAGCTGACCACCGAGGTCGACCGGCCGGACACCGGCGACCTGCGCGGTGACATGCTCGAACTGCTCCGCCGCGCGAATCGGCACTGGAGTTCACCGCTCGGCACGATCCTGCGCGAGTTGCTGGCGGCCGCCGGCGGCGCCACCGAACTGGTGGCCCGGCTGCCCGAGCAGTCCGCCGACGGCATGACCGCCGACTGTCTCACCATTCTGGGCCGGGCCGTCGCGCGCGGCGAGGCCGCCCCGGAGGCCCTGCATCCCCGCGTCGCGACGGTCGCAATGGTGTTGCTGCGCAACGAATTCGTCGTCCGCGGCGTCCCCAGCGCACCCGACGACGTGCTCGTCGACATCATCGACGAGGTCTACCTGCCGCTGATCCGCGGCCGCGGCTGA
- a CDS encoding acyl-CoA dehydrogenase family protein, with protein sequence MPVDRLLPTPEARDLLELTREIAEKVLEPQVVPAEKNETYPGEAFRALGAAGLLSLPYPEEFGGGGQPYEVYLQVLEEIGYRWAAVAVAVSVHSLSCHPLFAYGTAEQKQRWLPDMLSGTLIGAYSLSEPQAGSDAAALRCRATEAPGGYRVTGSKAWITNGGKADYYTLFARTGEGSRGISCFLVSADTEGLDFGRPEEKMGLRAVPTTTASYDDAFVPAERRIGEPGQGLSIAFSALDSGRLGIAAVATGLAQRALDDAVAYAKEREAFGRRIIDHQGLGFVLADMAAAVDTARATYLDAARRRDAGLAYSRQASVAKLAATDAAMKVTTDAVQVFGGYGYTQDFPVERYMREAKVMQIFEGTNQIQRLVIARHLAGA encoded by the coding sequence ATGCCGGTGGACCGCCTGCTGCCCACCCCGGAGGCCCGGGACCTGCTGGAGCTGACCCGGGAGATCGCCGAGAAGGTGCTCGAACCCCAGGTCGTCCCGGCCGAGAAGAACGAGACCTATCCGGGGGAGGCGTTCCGCGCGCTGGGGGCGGCCGGATTGCTGAGCCTGCCGTACCCGGAGGAGTTCGGTGGCGGCGGGCAGCCGTACGAGGTGTACCTGCAGGTGCTGGAGGAGATCGGGTACCGGTGGGCGGCGGTCGCGGTCGCGGTGAGCGTGCACAGTCTGTCGTGCCATCCGCTGTTCGCCTACGGCACCGCCGAGCAGAAGCAGCGGTGGCTGCCGGATATGTTGTCCGGCACTCTGATCGGCGCCTACAGCCTGTCCGAACCGCAGGCCGGATCGGATGCGGCCGCACTGCGGTGCCGGGCCACCGAGGCGCCCGGCGGGTACCGCGTCACCGGTTCCAAGGCGTGGATCACCAACGGCGGCAAGGCCGATTACTACACCCTGTTCGCCCGGACCGGCGAGGGATCGCGCGGGATCTCCTGTTTCCTGGTGTCGGCCGATACGGAAGGGCTCGACTTCGGCCGGCCCGAGGAGAAGATGGGGCTGCGCGCGGTACCCACCACCACGGCGTCCTACGACGATGCGTTCGTCCCCGCCGAGCGGCGTATCGGTGAACCGGGGCAGGGACTTTCGATCGCGTTCAGCGCACTCGATTCCGGCCGGCTGGGTATCGCCGCCGTCGCCACCGGACTCGCGCAGCGCGCCCTGGACGACGCGGTCGCCTACGCCAAGGAGCGGGAGGCGTTCGGCCGCAGGATCATCGATCATCAGGGCCTGGGATTCGTCCTGGCCGATATGGCCGCGGCCGTCGACACCGCGCGGGCCACCTACCTCGACGCCGCCCGCCGCCGGGACGCGGGGCTGGCGTACTCCCGTCAGGCCAGTGTCGCGAAACTGGCGGCCACGGATGCCGCCATGAAGGTCACCACCGATGCGGTCCAGGTGTTCGGTGGCTACGGCTACACCCAGGACTTCCCGGTCGAGCGCTATATGCGGGAGGCGAAGGTGATGCAGATCTTCGAGGGCACCAACCAGATCCAGCGCCTGGTCATCGCCCGGCATCTGGCCGGGGCCTAG
- a CDS encoding TetR/AcrR family transcriptional regulator, giving the protein MTSPLPPNKHQEKSLRTRALLLDAAIDSLAEVGYGSASIADITARAGVTRGAQLHHFHTRAELFAQTIGHLTQRQREAMQRRARALGENVTAGGVLVELVTATFAGKLGRAAVELYVGIAYERALRREMLRVQHDLTVELLDMCTARLDPALPRERLESAFWITINVVRGATLDDMVGRDRARRKQVLADWTALADHALRG; this is encoded by the coding sequence ATGACCTCTCCTCTGCCGCCCAACAAACATCAGGAGAAGAGTCTGCGGACCCGGGCGCTGCTGCTGGACGCGGCGATCGACTCACTGGCGGAGGTCGGCTACGGCAGCGCCTCGATCGCGGACATCACCGCGCGCGCCGGGGTCACCCGCGGTGCGCAACTGCACCACTTCCACACCCGCGCGGAACTGTTCGCCCAGACCATCGGCCATCTGACCCAACGCCAGCGCGAGGCGATGCAGCGGCGCGCCCGCGCCCTCGGCGAGAACGTCACCGCCGGTGGCGTTCTGGTGGAGCTGGTGACGGCGACCTTCGCCGGCAAGCTGGGGCGCGCGGCGGTGGAACTCTACGTCGGCATCGCCTACGAGCGCGCGCTGCGGCGCGAAATGCTGCGCGTACAGCACGATCTCACTGTCGAACTGCTCGACATGTGCACCGCCCGGCTGGATCCGGCGCTCCCCCGCGAACGCCTGGAGTCCGCGTTCTGGATCACCATCAACGTGGTACGCGGCGCCACCCTCGACGATATGGTCGGCCGGGACCGGGCCCGCCGCAAACAGGTCCTGGCCGACTGGACCGCCCTGGCCGACCACGCGTTGCGCGGCTGA